The following are from one region of the Streptosporangiales bacterium genome:
- the gltB gene encoding glutamate synthase large subunit — translation MYAPSYEHDSCGVAFVADLSGRRSHHIVDKTLTALRNLEHRGASGSEPDSGDGAGILTQIPDAFYRAVTEFDLPPVGSYAVGTAFLPTDETDLTEAVATVERICAEEGLRVLGWRDLPVAPDLLGATARAAMPVFRQVFVTASTGRVVGMGLERLAYCARKRAEHEAGVYFASLSGRTIVYKGMLTPTQLEAFFPDLDDERYETAIALVHSRFSTNTFPSWPLAHPYRYVAHNGEINTVQGNRNWMRARESQLDSNLIPGDLSRLFPVCAQGGSDSASFDEVLELLHMGGRSLPHSVLMMIPEAWERNLEMDPLRRAFYGFHATVMEPWDGPACVTFTDGTQIGAVLDRNGLRPGRYWVTDDRLVVFASEVGVMDVDPAHVVRKGRLQPGRMFLVDVDEGRIIEDDEVKNTLARERPYDEWLHAGLVRLEDLPEREHIVHTKSSILRRQRTFGYTEEEVELILTPMAQTAAEPLGSMGSDTPIAVLSRRPRLVFDYFTQLFAQVTNPPLDAIREEMVTALSDTIGPEHNLLEPTPAACRQIVLPFPVIDNDELAKIVHVNDDGDMPGFRAHVVSGLYEVAGGGEALLRRLDEIRSEISQAIADGTRIIVLSDRDSDAEYAPIPSLLLTGAVHHHLIRERTRTQVGLIVEAGDVREVHHIALLVGYGAAAVNPYLAMETVENLARSGGIAASPEDAVRNLIKALGKGVLKVMSKMGVSTVASYTGAQIFECFGLADDVIEECFAGTSSRLSGVGFDVLAKEVAKRHVTAYPRRSITPPHRSLDTGGEYRWRRDGEVHLFDPDTVFRLQHSTRSRQYEIFKEYTKRVDEQSAQALTLRGLFNLRDSDRQPVPLDEVEPVESIVKRFNTGAMSYGALSAEAHETLAVAMNRLGGRSNSGEGGEEPERLRDPERRSRVRQVASGRFGVTSEYLATADDIQIKMAQGAKPGEGGQLPGNKVYPWIARTRFSTPGVGLISPPPHHDIYSIEDLAQLIHDLKNANPQARVHVKLVAAVGVGTVAAGVAKAHSDVVLISGHDGGTGAAPLTSLKHAGGPWEIGLAETQQTLLANGLRDRIVVQVDGQMKTGRDVLVAALLGAEEYGFSTAPLVVSGCVMMRVCHLDTCPVGVATQNPELRKRFRGSPEFVVTFFEYIAEEIREHLAALGFRSLDEAIGHSELLDVKPAVDHWKASGLDLSPLLATPELPPGAPRRQLIEQDHGLEKALDHQLIALAGDALDARAQVRATVPIRNVNRTVGTMLGYEVTKRYGGAGLPADTIDFTFTGSAGQSFGAYVPNGVTLRLYGDANDYLGKGLSGGRLIVRQDPSARFVPEHNVLAGNVIGYGATGGEIYLRGVVGERFCVRNSGATAVVEGIGDHGCEYMTGGVAMILGPVGRNFAAGMSGGEAYVLDLQTSLVNTELVDLEPVTEDDHERLRQLLETHHAETESAVAAGLLADLPAAMARFTKVMPRGFRRVLVAESEARQLGLSEDETVVWMMEAANG, via the coding sequence TTGTACGCGCCCAGCTACGAGCATGACTCCTGCGGGGTGGCGTTCGTCGCCGACCTGTCAGGAAGGCGTTCGCACCACATCGTCGACAAGACGCTCACCGCGTTGCGCAATCTGGAACACCGAGGCGCGTCCGGCAGTGAGCCGGACTCCGGTGACGGCGCCGGCATCCTCACCCAGATCCCGGACGCGTTCTACCGCGCGGTGACCGAGTTCGACCTGCCACCCGTCGGCAGCTACGCCGTCGGCACGGCGTTCCTGCCCACGGACGAGACCGACCTGACCGAGGCGGTCGCGACCGTCGAGCGGATCTGCGCCGAGGAGGGCCTGCGAGTGCTCGGCTGGCGCGACCTGCCGGTCGCGCCCGACCTGCTCGGGGCCACCGCACGCGCGGCGATGCCCGTGTTCAGGCAGGTGTTCGTCACCGCGTCCACGGGCCGGGTCGTCGGCATGGGGCTTGAGCGGCTCGCGTACTGCGCGCGCAAGCGCGCGGAGCACGAGGCGGGCGTGTACTTCGCCTCGCTGTCCGGGCGCACCATCGTCTACAAGGGCATGCTCACCCCGACGCAGCTCGAGGCGTTCTTCCCGGACCTCGACGACGAGCGCTACGAGACGGCGATCGCGCTCGTGCACTCCAGGTTCAGCACCAACACCTTCCCGTCCTGGCCGCTCGCGCACCCGTACCGGTACGTGGCGCACAACGGCGAGATCAACACCGTGCAGGGCAACAGGAACTGGATGCGGGCACGCGAGTCGCAGCTGGACAGCAACCTGATCCCCGGCGACCTCAGCCGGCTGTTCCCGGTATGCGCACAGGGCGGCAGCGACTCCGCGTCGTTCGACGAGGTGCTCGAGCTGCTGCACATGGGCGGCCGGTCGCTGCCGCACTCGGTGCTGATGATGATCCCGGAAGCCTGGGAACGCAATCTGGAGATGGACCCGCTGCGCCGCGCGTTCTACGGCTTCCACGCCACGGTGATGGAGCCGTGGGACGGCCCGGCGTGCGTGACGTTCACCGACGGCACCCAGATCGGTGCGGTGCTCGACCGCAACGGCCTGCGGCCCGGCCGCTACTGGGTCACAGACGACCGGCTGGTCGTGTTCGCCAGCGAGGTCGGCGTGATGGACGTCGACCCCGCGCACGTCGTGCGCAAGGGCCGGCTGCAGCCGGGCCGGATGTTCCTCGTGGACGTCGACGAGGGCCGCATCATCGAGGACGACGAGGTCAAGAACACCCTCGCGAGGGAACGGCCGTACGACGAGTGGCTGCACGCCGGCCTGGTGCGGCTGGAGGACCTGCCCGAGCGCGAGCACATCGTGCACACGAAGTCGTCGATCCTGCGGCGGCAGCGCACCTTCGGGTACACCGAGGAAGAGGTCGAGCTCATCCTCACCCCGATGGCGCAGACCGCCGCGGAGCCGCTCGGGTCGATGGGCAGCGACACGCCGATCGCCGTGCTGTCGCGCCGGCCCAGGTTGGTGTTCGACTACTTCACCCAGCTGTTCGCGCAGGTCACCAACCCGCCGCTGGACGCGATCAGGGAAGAGATGGTGACGGCGCTCTCCGACACCATCGGCCCCGAGCACAACCTGCTCGAACCGACCCCTGCGGCGTGCCGGCAGATCGTGCTGCCGTTCCCCGTCATCGACAACGACGAGCTCGCGAAGATCGTGCACGTCAATGACGACGGCGACATGCCCGGTTTCCGCGCGCACGTGGTCAGCGGCCTGTACGAGGTCGCCGGCGGGGGCGAGGCGCTGCTGCGGCGGCTCGACGAGATCAGGTCGGAGATCTCGCAGGCGATCGCCGACGGCACCCGCATCATCGTGCTGTCCGACCGCGACTCCGACGCCGAGTACGCGCCGATCCCTTCGCTGTTGCTGACCGGCGCCGTGCACCACCACCTGATCCGCGAGCGCACCCGCACCCAGGTCGGCCTGATCGTCGAGGCCGGCGACGTCCGCGAGGTGCACCACATCGCGCTGCTCGTCGGCTACGGGGCCGCGGCGGTGAACCCGTACCTCGCCATGGAGACCGTGGAGAACCTGGCCAGGTCGGGCGGCATCGCCGCCAGCCCGGAAGACGCGGTGCGCAACCTGATCAAGGCGCTCGGTAAGGGCGTGCTCAAGGTGATGAGCAAGATGGGTGTCTCGACGGTCGCGTCGTACACCGGTGCGCAGATCTTCGAGTGCTTCGGGCTCGCCGACGACGTCATCGAGGAGTGCTTCGCAGGCACCTCGTCGCGACTCAGCGGGGTGGGCTTCGACGTGCTGGCCAAGGAGGTCGCGAAGCGGCACGTCACGGCGTACCCGCGGCGCAGCATCACTCCGCCGCACCGGTCGCTCGACACCGGCGGGGAGTACCGCTGGCGCCGCGACGGCGAGGTGCACCTGTTCGACCCGGACACCGTGTTCCGGCTGCAGCACTCCACCCGCAGCAGGCAGTACGAGATCTTCAAGGAGTACACCAAGCGGGTCGACGAGCAGTCGGCGCAGGCGCTGACCCTGCGCGGCCTGTTCAACCTGCGCGACAGCGACCGCCAGCCGGTGCCGCTCGACGAGGTCGAGCCGGTGGAGAGCATCGTCAAGCGGTTCAACACCGGCGCCATGTCGTACGGCGCGCTGTCCGCCGAGGCGCACGAGACCCTCGCCGTCGCCATGAACCGGCTCGGCGGCCGCTCCAACTCCGGTGAGGGTGGCGAGGAGCCGGAACGGCTGCGCGACCCGGAGCGGCGCAGCCGGGTGCGGCAGGTCGCCAGCGGCCGGTTCGGGGTGACCAGCGAGTACCTAGCCACCGCGGACGACATCCAGATCAAGATGGCGCAGGGCGCCAAGCCGGGCGAGGGTGGCCAGCTGCCCGGCAACAAGGTGTACCCGTGGATCGCTCGCACCAGGTTCTCCACGCCGGGCGTCGGGTTGATCTCGCCGCCGCCGCACCACGACATCTACTCGATCGAGGACCTCGCGCAGCTGATCCACGACCTGAAGAACGCCAACCCGCAGGCGCGGGTGCACGTGAAGCTGGTCGCCGCGGTCGGCGTCGGCACCGTCGCGGCCGGCGTGGCGAAGGCGCACTCCGACGTGGTGCTCATCTCCGGGCACGACGGCGGCACGGGCGCGGCGCCGCTGACGTCGCTGAAGCACGCAGGCGGGCCGTGGGAGATCGGTCTCGCCGAGACCCAGCAGACGCTGCTGGCGAACGGGCTGCGCGACCGCATCGTCGTGCAGGTCGACGGCCAGATGAAGACCGGCAGGGACGTCCTCGTCGCGGCGCTGCTCGGTGCGGAGGAGTACGGCTTCTCCACGGCGCCACTCGTGGTGAGTGGCTGCGTGATGATGCGGGTGTGCCACCTGGACACCTGCCCGGTCGGCGTGGCGACGCAGAACCCCGAGCTGCGCAAGCGGTTCCGCGGGTCCCCCGAGTTCGTGGTGACGTTCTTCGAGTACATCGCCGAGGAGATCAGGGAGCACCTCGCGGCGCTCGGCTTCCGGTCGCTCGACGAGGCGATCGGGCACAGCGAGCTGCTCGACGTAAAGCCCGCGGTCGACCACTGGAAGGCGTCCGGGCTCGACCTGTCGCCGCTGCTCGCGACGCCCGAGCTGCCTCCGGGCGCGCCGCGGCGGCAGCTGATCGAGCAGGACCACGGGCTGGAGAAGGCGCTCGACCACCAGCTGATCGCGCTGGCCGGCGACGCGCTCGACGCCCGTGCTCAGGTACGTGCGACGGTGCCGATCCGCAACGTGAACCGCACCGTAGGCACGATGCTCGGCTACGAGGTCACCAAGCGCTACGGCGGCGCGGGCCTGCCGGCCGACACCATCGACTTCACGTTCACCGGCTCCGCCGGCCAGTCGTTCGGCGCGTACGTGCCGAACGGCGTGACGCTACGGCTCTACGGGGACGCCAACGACTACCTCGGCAAGGGGCTGTCCGGCGGCCGGCTGATCGTGCGCCAGGACCCGTCCGCCCGGTTCGTGCCCGAGCACAACGTGCTCGCCGGCAACGTGATCGGCTACGGCGCGACCGGTGGCGAGATCTACCTGCGCGGCGTGGTGGGCGAGCGGTTCTGCGTCCGCAACTCCGGCGCGACGGCCGTCGTCGAGGGGATCGGCGACCACGGCTGCGAGTACATGACCGGCGGGGTGGCGATGATCCTCGGCCCGGTCGGGCGGAACTTCGCTGCGGGCATGTCCGGCGGCGAGGCGTACGTGCTCGACCTGCAGACCTCGCTGGTGAACACCGAGCTGGTCGACCTGGAGCCGGTGACCGAGGACGACCACGAGCGGCTGCGCCAGCTGCTCGAGACGCATCACGCGGAGACCGAGTCCGCAGTCGCGGCCGGCCTGCTCGCCGACCTGCCCGCGGCCATGGCCAGGTTCACGAAGGTGATGCCGCGCGGCTTCCGCCGGGTGCTGGTGGCCGAGTCGGAGGCACGGCAGCTCGGCCTGTCCGAGGACGAGACCGTGGTGTGGATGATGGAGGCCGCAAATGGCTGA
- the gltD gene encoding glutamate synthase small subunit, producing the protein MADPKGFLNTPRRQPQTRPVPVRIQDWREIKEKSDSGEVQQQAGRCMACGIPYCHRGCPLGNLIPEWNDLVWRGDWQQAAERLHATNNFPEFTGRLCPAPCEPACVLDLHDAPVTIKQVEVEISDRAWERGQVVPRPPDRLSGRAVAVVGSGPAGLAAAQQLTRAGHTVVVYERDDRLGGLLRYGVPEFKMEKRHIEHRLEQMRLEGTRFKTDVHVGVDVPAAKLRTRFDAVLLANGALAPREVDVPGRELAGVHQAMDHLTQANRVCEGDLSEPEITAKGKRVVIVGGGDTGEDCLGTAHRQGATSVVQLGGRPQPPDARDESMPWPREPDVFEVSGAYEEGGEKVFSVTPLRIVDDGNGNVAGLEVVQVDRLGRGRYRPIEGTERIIECDLVLLALGFTGPEPGPLLEQLEVAIGPDGNVVRDEEWQTSVPGVYVAGDAGRGASLVVWAIAEGRAAAAAIDRKLTGVSQLPRPVTPASTAI; encoded by the coding sequence ATGGCTGACCCGAAGGGCTTCCTCAACACACCGCGGCGGCAGCCGCAGACGCGGCCGGTGCCGGTACGTATCCAGGACTGGCGGGAGATCAAGGAGAAGTCCGACTCCGGCGAGGTGCAGCAGCAGGCCGGCCGGTGCATGGCGTGCGGCATCCCGTACTGCCACCGCGGCTGCCCGTTGGGCAACCTGATCCCGGAGTGGAACGACCTGGTGTGGCGCGGCGACTGGCAGCAGGCCGCGGAACGGCTGCACGCGACGAACAACTTCCCCGAGTTCACCGGCCGGTTGTGCCCCGCGCCGTGCGAACCCGCGTGCGTGCTCGACCTGCACGACGCGCCGGTGACCATCAAGCAGGTCGAGGTGGAGATCAGCGACCGGGCGTGGGAGCGCGGCCAGGTGGTGCCGCGCCCGCCTGACCGGCTGTCCGGCCGCGCGGTCGCCGTCGTCGGGTCGGGTCCCGCCGGGCTGGCGGCGGCGCAGCAGCTGACCAGGGCCGGGCACACCGTGGTGGTGTACGAGCGCGACGACCGGCTGGGCGGCCTGCTGCGGTACGGCGTGCCCGAGTTCAAGATGGAGAAGCGGCACATCGAGCACCGCCTGGAGCAGATGCGGCTGGAGGGCACCAGGTTCAAGACCGACGTGCACGTCGGCGTGGACGTCCCTGCGGCCAAGCTGCGTACCAGGTTCGACGCCGTGCTGCTCGCGAACGGCGCGCTCGCGCCGCGCGAGGTCGACGTGCCGGGGCGGGAGCTCGCCGGGGTGCACCAGGCGATGGACCACCTGACGCAGGCGAACCGGGTCTGCGAGGGCGACCTGTCGGAGCCGGAGATCACCGCGAAGGGCAAGCGGGTGGTGATCGTCGGCGGCGGCGACACCGGCGAGGACTGCCTGGGCACCGCGCACCGGCAGGGCGCGACGTCGGTTGTCCAGCTCGGCGGCCGGCCGCAGCCGCCCGATGCCCGCGACGAGTCGATGCCGTGGCCGCGCGAGCCGGACGTCTTCGAGGTCTCCGGCGCGTACGAGGAGGGCGGCGAGAAGGTCTTCTCCGTGACGCCGCTGCGGATCGTCGACGACGGCAACGGGAACGTTGCGGGGCTCGAGGTCGTGCAGGTGGACCGGCTGGGCCGCGGCCGCTACCGGCCGATCGAGGGCACCGAGCGGATCATCGAGTGCGACCTGGTGCTGCTCGCGCTCGGCTTCACCGGCCCCGAGCCAGGCCCGCTGCTCGAGCAGCTCGAGGTGGCGATCGGCCCGGACGGCAACGTGGTGCGCGACGAGGAGTGGCAGACGTCGGTGCCAGGCGTCTACGTGGCCGGCGACGCCGGCCGAGGCGCGTCCCTGGTGGTCTGGGCGATCGCCGAGGGCAGAGCGGCCGCGGCAGCGATCGACCGCAAGCTCACCGGCGTCTCGCAGCTCCCGCGCCCCGTGACCCCCGCGAGCACCGCCATCTAG